A segment of the Streptomyces sp. ITFR-21 genome:
GCGTGCTGCCCGTTGGTGCCGGGCGTGCCCCACACCACAGGACCGGTCTGCCAGTCCACCGGCCTGCCGTCGCGGTCCACCGACTTGCCGTTGGACTCCATGTCCAGCTGCTGGAGGTAGGCGGTGAAGCGGCTCAGGTAGTGGCTGTACGGCAGGACGGCGTGCGACTGGGCGTCGTGGAAGTTGCCGTACCAGACGCCCAGCAGGCCGAGCAGCAGCGGTACGTTCCGCTCCGGCGGCGCGGTCCTGAAGTGCTCGTCCACCAGGTGGAATCCGGCGAGCATCTCGCGGAACGCCTCGGCGCCGATCGCCACCATCAGCGACAGGCCGATCGCGGAGTCGTAGGAGTAGCGGCCGCCGACCCAGTCCCAGAACTCGAACATGTTCTGGGTGTCGATGCCGAACTCCGCGACCTTCTCCGCGTTGGTGGACAGCGCCACGAAGTGCGCCGCCACCGCCTCCTCGCCGGCGCCCAGCCGTCCGAGCAGCCAGTTCTTGGCGGCGGTGGCGTTGGTGATGGTCTCGATGGTGGTGAACGTCTTGGACGCGATGATGAACAGCGTCTCGGCGGCGTCCAGGTCCCGTACCGCCTCGTGCAGGTCCGCGCCGTCCACGTTGGACACGAAGCGGACGGTGAGGTCGCGGCGGGTGTAGGCGCGCAGCGCCTCGTAGGCCATCGCCGGGCCGAGGTCGGAGCCGCCGATGCCGACGTTGACGATGTTCTTGATCGGCCGACCGGTGTGGCCGGTCCACTCGCCGGAGCGGATCCGGTCGGCGAACACGGTCATCTTGTAAAGCACCGCGTGGACCGCCTGCACGACGTTGTCCCCGTCGAGCGGGATCGACGCGGACTGCGGGGCGCGCAGCGCGGTGTGCAGCACCGCGCGGTTCTCGGTGACGTTGATCCGCTCACCGTTGAACATCGCGTCCCGCAGGTCGAACACACCGGTGGCCGCCGCCAGTTCGCGCAGCAGCCGCAGTGTCTCGTCGTTGACCAGATGCTTGGAGTAGTCCAGGTGGAGATCGCCGACCTGGAGGGTGTAGCGGCTGCTCCGCTCGGGGTCGCCGTCGAACAGGTCCCGCAGATGCGCGTCCGCCAGTTCCTCGCGGTGCTTGGCGAGCGCGTGCCACTCGGGGCGCTGGTCCAGCCGGCGGGGGGTCTGCGCGTTGGTTTCGGACATCAGTCCACTTCTCCTCGTCCTCGCTGCAGGACCAAACTAATTGATGGCGCGGCAGAACGAGATCCGATGGGCCCCGCCCGCACGCGCGTCGCGGGCGAAGGCACCGGACGGCCGGATCGCCCGAGGTCAGAAGCCGTTGCGGTGCAGCCGGCCGGCGTAGCGCGCCTCCAGTACGGCGTTGCGCTCGTGGCCGCCGGGCAGGTTCGCCGAGACGTAGACGGGCACGTCGGCGCCCTTGGCGATGAGCAGCCCGACCGCCTCGGCGACGACCATCTGCACCAGCAGCGCGGAGGTGATGGTCGAGACCCCGCACAGGGCGCCGCCGCCCGGCAGCGGCAGGATCGCGTCGCCGGCCGGGGCGCAGTTGTCGAGTACGGCGTCGGCGAGGTCGGCCAGGCGCTGCCCGCTGGGGTGCAGGGCGGGCACGGCCCGGGTGTGGGTGAGGGAGGTCAGGGCGATCAGCCGGTGGCCGGCCTCCTTGACGTGCAGCGCCATGTCCACGATGGAGTTGTTGACCCCGGAGTTGGAGACGATCAGGAAGAGGTCCTGCGGGCGCGGGTCGGCCAGCTCGTAGAGCCTGCGGGCCAGCCCAGGCGAGCGTTCCAGCAGCGGGTCGTCCAGGACCGCCCGGTCCGCGCCGCCGCGCAGCACCAGGTCGGTCAGCCCGATCCGGTTGGTGGGGATCAGCCCGCCGGCCCGCCCGACCAGTTCGAGCACGGTCGCCTGCGAGTGCCCGGTGCCGAACCCGTGTACCACCCCGTCGGCCGCCACACAGTCCGCAAGCAGCCGCCCGGCGGCGCTCACCGCGTCCTTGTTGGCCCCGACGGCCCGCTCGACCGCCGCCCGGCCCTCGTCGGCGAACGCCGCCGCGCTGATCTGTCCCTCGCTCATGCCGTGGGTCCCTTCGCGGAATCGTGATCTTCGGTTGACCGAGCCGGATTGCTGTCGCCCCGATGAAACAACGAACCAGCCCTACCGTCAACAGCGGTGCGCCCGCGAGCGGCGGTCCGCGGGCCGGCGGGCACCGGCCGGAGCGCGGGTACGCGGGCCTGTCGGACGGTGCGGAGCCCGGCTCGTGTCGCCGGGCGATCCCGCCGGGCGCGGCCGGTGTTCCCGGTGGCGACGGGCCGACCGCTGACGCGGGAGGTGTCGAAGCCGGTGTCCTGCTACGGCTGCGCGCCGGTGGCGGCGTTCCCGGCGCGGGGAGAAGGACCGTCGGCACGGTGCCGGACGGCCCCGCCCGCCGACGGCCGTGCCGGCGGGCTCATCGCGACCCGCGCGGGAGCGGGCACACGGCCCTGGTCCGGCCCGTCCGGACCGCCGCGGGCAGCGCGCGGGCGCACGGGCGCACGGGCGCACGGGCGCACGGGCGCACGGGCGCACGGGGCAGGCTCGCGGTCGTCAGGGCTCGCGGTCGTCGTGCTACAGGAGGGCGCGGGCCAGGGCCGCGGCGCCGGCCGTGCCGTCGGAGACGGGGAAGACGCGGAGGTCCAGGCCGGCCAGCCGGGCGGTGACGCGGGTCCGCAGCGGGCCGGCCGGGCCGAGCAGGCCGCCGGTGGTGACCAGCGGTTCGCCGGGGCGCGGCCCGAGGGACCGTACCGTCGCGGACAGCAGCCCGGCCGCCCGGTCGAGCAGGGCCAGCGCCACCGCGTCCCCCTCGTCCGCCGCCGCCACGACCGCCGGGCTGAGCATCGCCATCCGCGGCGGCGCCTGCTCGTACACCCGGACCACGAGCCCCTCGGCGAGGTCGTGCCGGGCGTCGAAGCCCCACGCCCGGTCCGGCGGCCCGGCCGCGGCTTGCTCCGGGAAGTAGTGCGCCGCCGCCTTCGCCACCAGCGACGTCCAGGGCCCGCGGCCGTCCAGTGCGGCCAGGACCGCGCGTACCGCGTGGTTGCCGAGCCAGAAGCCGCTGCCCTCGTCGCCGAGCAGCCAGCCGTGGCCGTCGGCGACGGCGGCGCGGCGGCGGGCGGTGATCCGCGCGGCGACCGCGCCGGTGCCGGCGATGAGCACCAGGCCGTCGGCGGGGGCGCCGGGGGCCGCGGCCAGGGCGACCTCGGTGTCGCCGCCGACCTCCGCCCTGGCGTCCGTGATGCCGTTGGCGGCCAGCGCGTCCACCAGGCAGGACAGGGCGAGGCCGTGTCCCAGGTCCGGGCCGAGGCCGGCCGCCGCCCCGGCGAAACCGCCGAAGGCCGCCGCCACCCGGGTCCGTGCCGCCGGCGGCACGGCCGCCCCGATCGCGTCGGTCAGGTGCCGGGTCAGCGCCCGCCGCCCCACGCTCAGCGCGTTGCCGGGCCCGCCGGCGCCGCTGCCGAGCGCCGGGCCGCCCGCCGCCGCTTCCAGCCGGGCCCTGGTACGGGTGCCGCCCGCGTCGATGCCGACCACCAGGGGCCGGCTGTAGATTTCACTCATCGCCCCGCATGGTGGTTGACGGATTCACCCCGGCACAAGCCCGACCCGCGCCACCCGGGCCCGCACCGGCCCGTCCGCACCACCCGATCCGCACCGCACCGAACCCGTACCGCCCCGCACCGGCCCCCCGGTCCGCGGCCCCGCACCGCCCGCTGACGAGACGAGCCGTCATGATCACCGCCCTGATCCGCTCCGCGCTCCCCCGGATGTCCGGCTCCCTGCGCAAGGTCGGCGAGTCGGTGCTGGCCGACCCGGTGGCCGCCACCCACGGCTCGGCCGCCGAGCTGGGCCGCCGTACCGGCACCTCCCAGGCCACCGTCACCCGCTTCTGCCGGGCCCTCGGCCTGGACTCGTACCAGCAGCTGCTGATCGAACTCGCCCAGGAGCAGGGCCGCAGCGAGGCCGCCGAGCCGCCGAGCGCCGCGCTGGGGCCGCGGATCGGCCCGGAGGACGACCTGGAACACGTCATCGGCGTGGTCGCGGAAGCCGATCTGCGGGCCTTGCGGCACACCGCCGAGCTGCTGGACCGTACGGCGCTGGAACAGGCCGCGCGAGCTCTCGCCGGGGCCCGCAGGATCGACGTCTACGGCGTCGGCGGGTCCGGCATCGTCGCGCACGAGACGCAGGCCCGGCTCTTCGGCATCGGCTGCGCCGCCCACGCCTGGACCGAGGTGCACGCCGCGGAGACCTCCGCGGCCCTGCTGACACCCTCCGACGCGGTGGTGGCGGTCTCGCACTCGGGCACCACCCGGGAGGTGCTGGAGCCGCTGCGGCTGGCGGCGGACCGCGGCGCGAGCACCGTCGCGCTCACCGGCGACCCGCGCTCGCCGATAGCCCAGGCCGCCGGCGTCACCCTGACGTCATTCTCCGGCGAGACCAGCTTCCGCCGCGGCAACTTCGGCACCCGGCACTCGGTACTGCTCATCGTCGACTGCCTCTACGCCCGCGTGGCGCAGCTCACCTACGAACGGGCGACGGCGTCGATCGCGTTGACGGCGCACATCGGCGACGCGCACGCGGCGGGCCCGCGCCGGCGGTGACACCGGGCCGGCGGTCTTATCCGGGCCGGACGACCCGGGGCCCGGGCTCCTTGGACACGCAGAACCGCCCCTTGTCCTCCGGGCGGGCGCACCTGCGGGGTGCCCGCCCGGAAAGCAAGGGGCGGAGGGATCGGGCCAGGCCCTAGATCTCGCCCCGGAGCTTGGCCAGCGCCTCGGCGAGGATCGCCTCGCCGTCCGCGGCCGAGCGGCGCTCCCGTACGTAGGCCAGGTGCGTCTTGTACGGCTCGGTGCGCGGCGGTGCCGGCGGGTTCTCCTCGTCCTGCCCGGCCGGGAAGCCGCAGCGGGGGCAGTCCCAGGTCTCCGGGATCTGCGCGTCGCTGGCGAAGCTCGGCTGGGTCTCGTGCCCGTTGGAGCACCAGAAGGAGATGCGCAGCCGCGGCGCGGACTCGCCGCGCTCGGCCTCTCCCATCGGCCCCGCTCCGACCCGACTGCCACGGATCGCGTTGCCACTTGCCACGGTCGTAACTCCCTGCGTGATGGTGCTGCGAGGTTCGCCCTGCATTCGGAGACCGATTCACCCGCGCCTGGCGGGAAAGGGCACGGTATCCCAGGACACGGTTCCATGATAAGTCGCGTCCGCGACGGAGTGTCAGCTGTCCCTGAACGGGCCGGAATCGAACGCCCCGCGTGGTTCGCTCATTTCACGCGTTCGCCGTCGCCGGCGGCCGTGAACGCCCCGCGCCGGCCGCTCACTTCTGGTACTTCATCACCAGGCCGAGCGTGACGATGCAGGCGAACCACAGCAGCGCGATCACCACGGTGATCCGGTCGAGGTTGCGCTCGGCCACCGAGGAGCCGCCGACGGAGGACTGCATGCCGCCGCCGAACATGTCCGACAGGCCGCCGCCCTTCCCCTTGTGCATCAGCACAAGCAGCAAAAGCAGCAGGCTGAAGATGATGAGGGCGATGGAGAACCCGATGACCACGGCTGGACCAACTCTCTCGACTACGTGACGGCACTGGATGACTACGGCACGGGGCCGGACGGTACGGTCGTACCGCCGCGGCCCCGTCAGGGTACTTCACAGTTCCCCGGAGTTCACTGGTCCCGGAATCGCACGATCCTGACGAATTCCTCGGCGTCCAGCGCGGCGCCGCCCACCAGGGCGCCGTCCACGTCCGGCTGCGCCATGATCGCGGCCACGTTCCCGGCCTTGACCGAGCCGCCGTACTGGATCCGTACGCCGTCGGCGAGCGCCTGGTCGTACAGCTCGGCGAGACGGCCGCGGACGGCCCCGCAGACTTCCTGGGCGTCCTCGGGGGTGGCGACCTCGCCGGTGCCGATCGCCCAGACCGGCTCGTAGGCGATGACGATGGTCGCCGCCTGCTCGGCCGGGACGTCCTTGAGGGCGCCGTCCAGCTGGGCGAGGGAGTGCGGGACCTGGCGGCCGGCCTTGCGGACGTCCAGGCCCTCGCCGACGCACAGGATCGGGGTGAGCCCGTGCCTGAAGGCTGCCTTGACCTTGGCGTTGGTCACCTGCTCGTCCTCGCCGTGGTACTGGCGGCGCTCGGAGTGGCCCACGGCGACGTAGGAGCACCTGAGCTTGGCCAGCATCGCGCCGGAGATCTCACCGGTGTAGGCGCCGCTGTCGTGCGCGGACAGGTCCTGGGCGCCGTACCTGATCCTGAGCTTGTCGCCGTCGACCAGGGTCTGCACCGAGCGCAGGTCGGTGTACGGCGGCAGGACGGCGACCTCGACCGCGTCGTAGTCCTTGTCGGTGAGGGCGAAGGCGAGCTTCTGGACCTGGGCGATGGCCTCGAGGTGGTTGAGGTTCATCTTCCAGTTGCCCGCCATCAGCGGGGTGCGGGCGGCCTTCTCGGCTTGCGCGGTCTGTTCGGTCATCTGGTCAGCCCTCCAGGGCGGCGAGGCCGGGCAGCGTCTTGCCCTCCAGGTACTCCAGGCTCGCACCGCCTCCGGTGGAAATATGGCCGAAAGCGTCCTCGTCGAAGCCGAGGATGCGGACGGCCGCGGCCGAGTCGCCGCCGCCGACCACGCTGAAGGCGTCGCTGTCGACCAGTGCCTGGGCGACGGCGCGGGTGCCGTCGGCGAAGTCGGGGTGCTCGAAGACGCCCATCGGGCCGTTCCAGAAGATGGTGGCCGCGTCGGCGAGCTTGGCGGCGAACAGCTTGCGGGACTCCGGGCCGATGTCCAGTCCCAGCACGTCGGCCGGGATGGCGTCCACGGCGGCCGCGACCGGGGAGGCCGGGGCCTTGGTCTTGAGGTCGGGGAACTCGGTGGCGCCGAGCACGTCCACCGGCAGCACGAACTCCACGCCCTTGGCCGCGGCCCGCTCCAGGTACTCGGTGACGACCGGGATCTGGTCCTCCTGGAGCAGGCTCCTGCCGACCTCGTGGCCCTGGGCCTTGAGGAAGGTGAAGACCATGCCGCCGCCGACCAGGATGCGGTCGGCCTTGTCCAGCAGGTGGTCGATGACGCCGAGCTTGTCGGAGACCTTGGAGCCGCCGAGCACCACCGCGTAGGGGCGGGCGACGTCCTCGGTGAGCTTCTTGAGCACGTCGACCTCGGTGGCGATCAGGCCGCCGGCCGCGTGCGGCAGCCGGGCCGGAAGGTCGAAGACGGAGGCGTGCTTGCGGTGCACCGCGCCGAATCCGTCGCCGACGTAAGTGTCGGCGAGGGCGGCGAGGGCGTCGGCGAAGGCGCCGCGTTCGGCGTCGTCCTTGGCGGTCTCGCCGGCGTTGAAGCGCAGGTTCTCCAGCAGCGCGACCTGGCCGTCGGCCAGTGCCGCGACGGTGGCGCGGGCGCTGTCGCCGACGGTGTCGGCGGCGAAGGCGACATCGGCGCCGAGCAGTTCGCCGAGCCGGGCGGCCACCGGTGCGAGGGAGAACGCGGGGTCGGGCTCGCCCTTGGGGCGGCCCAGGTGCGAGGCGACGATCACCTTGGCACCGGCGGCGGCGAGCCGGGTGATGGTCGGTACGGCGGCCCGGATCCGGCCGTCGTCGGTGATGGTCTCGCCGTCGAGCGGGACGTTGAGGTCGGCGCGGACGAACACCCGCTTGCCCGCGACCTGCCCCTCGTCGATGAGGTCGTCGATCGTCTTCATCTGTGGGGTCTCCTGTGAGTACGGGTCTGGAAGGCGGCCACGCGAACAGGGCCCGGCCGGCGCGTCGCCGCGCTCGTCCGGACCCTGTCGCTCACATCGCTGTGCGGTGGCTGATGCGGTGGTTACGCGTTCAGAGCTGGCCGCCGACGAAGACCGTGAGGTCCACCAGGCGGTTGGAGTAGCCCCACTCGTTGTCGTACCAGCCGATGACCTTGGCGGTCTTGCCCTGGACCATGGTCAGGGACGAGTCGAACGTGCAGGACGCCGGCCAGTTGACGATGTCCGAGGAGACGATCGGGTCCTCGGTGTACTCCAGCAGGCCCTTGAGCTGACCCTGGGACGCCTTCAGGAACGCGGCGTTGACCTCGTCCTTGGTGACCTCGCGCTCCAGGTCGACCACCAGGTCGGTGACGGAGCCGGTGGGCACGGGCACGCGCATGGCCAGGCCGTCCAGCTTGCCGCGCAGCTCCGGGATGACCAGCGCGGTGGCCTTGGCGGCACCCGTGGTGGTCGGGATGATGTTCTCCGCGGCGGCGCGGGCGCGGCGCAGGTCCTTGTGCGGGAAGTCCAGGATGCGCTGGTCGTTGGTGTACGCGTGGACCGTCGTCATCAGGCCCTTGACGATGCCGAAGTTCTCCAGCAGCACCTTCGCCATCGGCGCCACGCAGTTCGTGGTGCAGGAGGCGTTGGAGATGATGTGGTGGCTGGCGGACTCGTACTTGTCCTGGTTGACGCCCATCACGATCGTGATGTCCTCGTCGGTGGCCGGCGCCGAGATGATGACCTTCTTGGCACCGCCCGCGATGTGCTTGCCGGCGTCCGCGGCCTTGGTGAAGATGCCGGTGGACTCGATCACGATGTCGACGCCCAGCTCGCCCCACTTGATGGCGGCGGGGTCGCGCTCGGCGAGCACCTTGATGGACTTGCCGTCCACGGTGATGGTGTCGGCGGTGCTGGTCACCTCGGCCTTGAGGCGGCCCAGGATGGTGTCGTACTTCAGCAGGTGCGCTGTGGTCGCGGTGTCACCCAGGTCGTTGACAGCCACGATCTCGATGTCCGCGCCCTGCTCCAGGGCGGCGCGGAAGAAGTTACGACCGATGCGGCCAAAGCCGTTGATGCCTACCCGGATCGTCACGAACCGATCTCCTCGCTCATTCGCCGGAGTCCCTCTCCGGCTGCGAAATATGGGATGTCCCCGACCACTGATGAGCCTACCCGGCCCGGCTCCCGGTGGTGACATCGGCAGGCCATCTCACCCGGCGGGGGGGGACGCCCCCGCCGGGGTGCGGCGCACCGGCCGGGCCCCCACCTGCGCCCGGTCGCCGCCGGGCACCGGGTCAGCCCACCATCTCGTCGGTGAGGTTCGCCTCCGTGCCCGGCATACCCATGTCGGACGCGCGCTTGTCGGCCATCGCCAGCAGCCGGCGGATCCGCCCGGCCACCGCGTCCTTCGTGAGCGGCGGCTCGGCCAGCGAGCCCAGCTCCTCCAGCGACGCCTGCTTGTGGTCCATCCGCAGCCGGCCGGCGGCGGCCAGGTGTTCCGGCACCTCCTCGCCGAGGATCTCCAGCGCGCGCTGCACCCGGGCGCCGGCCGCGACCGCGGCCCGCGCCGAGCGGCGCAGGTTGGCGTCGTCGAAGTTGGCCAGCCGGTTGGCGGTCGCCCGCACCTCGCGCCGCATCCGGCGCTCCTCCCAGGCCAGCACCGAGTCGTGCGCGCCGAGCCGGGTCAGCAGCGCGCCGATCGCGTCGCCGTCGCGGACCACCACCCGGTCCACGTTGCGGACCTCGCGGGCCTTGGCCGGGATCTGCAGTCGGCGGGCGGCGCCGACCAGGGCGAGCGCGGCCTCCGGGCCGGGGCAGGTCACCTCCAGCGAGGAGGAGCGGCCCGGTTCGGTCAGCGAGCCGTGCGCCAGGAACGCGCCCCGCCAGGCCGCCTCCGCGTCGCAGGTCGCGCCGGAGACCACCTGCGGGGGCAGGCCGCGGATCGGCCGGCCGCGGCCGTCGACCAGGCCGGTCTGCCGGGCCAGCTGGTCACCGCCCGCCACCACCCGCACCACGTACCGGCTGCCGCGGCGCAGCCCGCCGGGCGCCATCACCACCAGGTCCGAGGTGTGACCGAAGATCTCCAGGATGTCCTTGCGCAACCGCCGGGCGGCGATCCCGGTGTCCAGCTCCGCCTCGATCACGATCCGACCGCTCACCAGGTGCAAGCCGCCCGCGAACCGCAGGATCGACGAGACCTCCGCCTTGCGGCAGCAGGTCCGGGTGACGGGGAGCCGGGAGATCTCGTCCTTCACCGCTGCCGTCATCGCCATGGGCCGATCCTTCCACGCATACGAAAAATCCGGTCATACGCGGCGGCCAACAACTCCGGGTCGTGCCGCGGCCCGTCGGGGGCGGCGACCGGGGCCAGCTCAACCGTACCCCCCAATCGCTCCGCCGCCTCGGCGAGGCTGGCGCGATCAGGTACGGCGGCCTCGTCGGCGAGAACCACGTCGATGGTGAGTTTAGGGGCGTGTCGTCCCAAAACCTCCAAGTGACGCT
Coding sequences within it:
- a CDS encoding RNA polymerase-binding protein RbpA, producing the protein MASGNAIRGSRVGAGPMGEAERGESAPRLRISFWCSNGHETQPSFASDAQIPETWDCPRCGFPAGQDEENPPAPPRTEPYKTHLAYVRERRSAADGEAILAEALAKLRGEI
- the gap gene encoding type I glyceraldehyde-3-phosphate dehydrogenase — protein: MTIRVGINGFGRIGRNFFRAALEQGADIEIVAVNDLGDTATTAHLLKYDTILGRLKAEVTSTADTITVDGKSIKVLAERDPAAIKWGELGVDIVIESTGIFTKAADAGKHIAGGAKKVIISAPATDEDITIVMGVNQDKYESASHHIISNASCTTNCVAPMAKVLLENFGIVKGLMTTVHAYTNDQRILDFPHKDLRRARAAAENIIPTTTGAAKATALVIPELRGKLDGLAMRVPVPTGSVTDLVVDLEREVTKDEVNAAFLKASQGQLKGLLEYTEDPIVSSDIVNWPASCTFDSSLTMVQGKTAKVIGWYDNEWGYSNRLVDLTVFVGGQL
- a CDS encoding phosphoglycerate kinase translates to MKTIDDLIDEGQVAGKRVFVRADLNVPLDGETITDDGRIRAAVPTITRLAAAGAKVIVASHLGRPKGEPDPAFSLAPVAARLGELLGADVAFAADTVGDSARATVAALADGQVALLENLRFNAGETAKDDAERGAFADALAALADTYVGDGFGAVHRKHASVFDLPARLPHAAGGLIATEVDVLKKLTEDVARPYAVVLGGSKVSDKLGVIDHLLDKADRILVGGGMVFTFLKAQGHEVGRSLLQEDQIPVVTEYLERAAAKGVEFVLPVDVLGATEFPDLKTKAPASPVAAAVDAIPADVLGLDIGPESRKLFAAKLADAATIFWNGPMGVFEHPDFADGTRAVAQALVDSDAFSVVGGGDSAAAVRILGFDEDAFGHISTGGGASLEYLEGKTLPGLAALEG
- the whiA gene encoding DNA-binding protein WhiA, with the translated sequence MAMTAAVKDEISRLPVTRTCCRKAEVSSILRFAGGLHLVSGRIVIEAELDTGIAARRLRKDILEIFGHTSDLVVMAPGGLRRGSRYVVRVVAGGDQLARQTGLVDGRGRPIRGLPPQVVSGATCDAEAAWRGAFLAHGSLTEPGRSSSLEVTCPGPEAALALVGAARRLQIPAKAREVRNVDRVVVRDGDAIGALLTRLGAHDSVLAWEERRMRREVRATANRLANFDDANLRRSARAAVAAGARVQRALEILGEEVPEHLAAAGRLRMDHKQASLEELGSLAEPPLTKDAVAGRIRRLLAMADKRASDMGMPGTEANLTDEMVG
- a CDS encoding SIS domain-containing protein — encoded protein: MSEGQISAAAFADEGRAAVERAVGANKDAVSAAGRLLADCVAADGVVHGFGTGHSQATVLELVGRAGGLIPTNRIGLTDLVLRGGADRAVLDDPLLERSPGLARRLYELADPRPQDLFLIVSNSGVNNSIVDMALHVKEAGHRLIALTSLTHTRAVPALHPSGQRLADLADAVLDNCAPAGDAILPLPGGGALCGVSTITSALLVQMVVAEAVGLLIAKGADVPVYVSANLPGGHERNAVLEARYAGRLHRNGF
- the tpiA gene encoding triose-phosphate isomerase, with product MTEQTAQAEKAARTPLMAGNWKMNLNHLEAIAQVQKLAFALTDKDYDAVEVAVLPPYTDLRSVQTLVDGDKLRIRYGAQDLSAHDSGAYTGEISGAMLAKLRCSYVAVGHSERRQYHGEDEQVTNAKVKAAFRHGLTPILCVGEGLDVRKAGRQVPHSLAQLDGALKDVPAEQAATIVIAYEPVWAIGTGEVATPEDAQEVCGAVRGRLAELYDQALADGVRIQYGGSVKAGNVAAIMAQPDVDGALVGGAALDAEEFVRIVRFRDQ
- a CDS encoding MurR/RpiR family transcriptional regulator, encoding MITALIRSALPRMSGSLRKVGESVLADPVAATHGSAAELGRRTGTSQATVTRFCRALGLDSYQQLLIELAQEQGRSEAAEPPSAALGPRIGPEDDLEHVIGVVAEADLRALRHTAELLDRTALEQAARALAGARRIDVYGVGGSGIVAHETQARLFGIGCAAHAWTEVHAAETSAALLTPSDAVVAVSHSGTTREVLEPLRLAADRGASTVALTGDPRSPIAQAAGVTLTSFSGETSFRRGNFGTRHSVLLIVDCLYARVAQLTYERATASIALTAHIGDAHAAGPRRR
- the pgi gene encoding glucose-6-phosphate isomerase encodes the protein MSETNAQTPRRLDQRPEWHALAKHREELADAHLRDLFDGDPERSSRYTLQVGDLHLDYSKHLVNDETLRLLRELAAATGVFDLRDAMFNGERINVTENRAVLHTALRAPQSASIPLDGDNVVQAVHAVLYKMTVFADRIRSGEWTGHTGRPIKNIVNVGIGGSDLGPAMAYEALRAYTRRDLTVRFVSNVDGADLHEAVRDLDAAETLFIIASKTFTTIETITNATAAKNWLLGRLGAGEEAVAAHFVALSTNAEKVAEFGIDTQNMFEFWDWVGGRYSYDSAIGLSLMVAIGAEAFREMLAGFHLVDEHFRTAPPERNVPLLLGLLGVWYGNFHDAQSHAVLPYSHYLSRFTAYLQQLDMESNGKSVDRDGRPVDWQTGPVVWGTPGTNGQHAYYQLLHQGTKLIPADFIGFARPVADLGPLAGQHDLLMANFFAQTQALAFGKTPEEVRAEGVAEELVPHRTFRGNHPTTTILATELTPSVLGQLIALYEHKVFVQGAVWNIDSFDQWGVELGKVLAKRVEPALTDGADVPGLDPSTRALVAEYRRLRGR
- a CDS encoding N-acetylglucosamine kinase; amino-acid sequence: MSEIYSRPLVVGIDAGGTRTRARLEAAAGGPALGSGAGGPGNALSVGRRALTRHLTDAIGAAVPPAARTRVAAAFGGFAGAAAGLGPDLGHGLALSCLVDALAANGITDARAEVGGDTEVALAAAPGAPADGLVLIAGTGAVAARITARRRAAVADGHGWLLGDEGSGFWLGNHAVRAVLAALDGRGPWTSLVAKAAAHYFPEQAAAGPPDRAWGFDARHDLAEGLVVRVYEQAPPRMAMLSPAVVAAADEGDAVALALLDRAAGLLSATVRSLGPRPGEPLVTTGGLLGPAGPLRTRVTARLAGLDLRVFPVSDGTAGAAALARALL
- the secG gene encoding preprotein translocase subunit SecG, encoding MVIGFSIALIIFSLLLLLLVLMHKGKGGGLSDMFGGGMQSSVGGSSVAERNLDRITVVIALLWFACIVTLGLVMKYQK